The segment AATCCCATATCACCAGGTCTGGATATTCCTAAAATTGCATTGGCGTTAGCTCCGTCATAATACAGCAATCCGCCTGCATCATGAACAATTTCAGCTATCTCTTGAATATTTTCATCAAACAATCCTAGAGTATTTGGATTTGTGAGCATAAGTCCTGCTACATCAGGCCCCATTAGAGCTTTTAACGCTTCAATATCTACTCCGCCTTTTTCGTTAGATTTTACTTCTATAACATTAAAACCAACTATCGCTGCAGAAGCAGGGTTTGTACCATGAGCGGAATCAGGTACAATTATCTTATTTCTGCCTGATTCTCCTTTGTGTTCAAAATAAGCCTTTATTATCATCAGACCGGTCATTTCGCCATGAGCTCCGGCAGCCGGTTGAAGTGTAGTTTTATCCATTCCGGTTATTTCAGATAGCATTTTGTCTGTATTATACATTACTTCCAGGCAACCCTGAACTGTTTCTCCGGGCTGATAAGGATGTATCATGGAAAAGCCCTCTAGTCGTGCAACTTCTTCATTAACTTTAGGATTGTATTTCATAGTACAGGATCCAAGTGGGTAAAATCCTGTATCAACACCATAATTTCTTAAGGACAGGTGAGTGTAGTGCCTGACAACATCCACTTCGCTTACCTCAGGTAAATTGGGATCATTTAGTCTGAGCATATCACCAGGTATAAGTGATTCCAACTCCAACTTGGGCACATCACACTCAGGTAGTGAATAAGCTTTTCTTCCATGGGTGCTTTTTTCGAATATTAATTTCATTTCTGACCTATCCATTACATTCATCTTATCTCACCTCCGCTGCTCTATTCCTTTTATGGTTTCAACCATAAGGTCAATTTCCTCTTTAGTCCGTTTTTCGGTAACAGCCAGCAACATACAATCTGAAAATTCCGGATAATCCTTCTCTATTTCAAATCCCCCGATAATCTTTTTATTAAGAAGCTCTTTATTTATGTCTTTAACTGGCAGTGTACTTTTAACCGTAAATTCCTTAAAAAAAGGTGCTTTAAATACAGGAACAAATTTCCCTGTAGCAATAAGTTGGTTCATTGCATAGTGGGATTTTTGAAGGCATAACATTGCTACTTCTTTAATACCTTTCTTACCTAAAGTGGTCAGGTAAATAGCTGCTGCCATAGCATTCAGGGATTGATTGGAACAAATATTTGATGTGGCTTTTTCTCTTCTTATATGTTGTTCCCTTGCCTGCAAGGTAAGTACAAATCCTCTTTTACCTTCATTATCGGTAGTTTCTCCAACGATTCTGCCGGGCATTTTTCTCATTAATGCTTTTGTGGCAGACAAGAA is part of the Clostridiaceae bacterium genome and harbors:
- a CDS encoding aminomethyl-transferring glycine dehydrogenase subunit GcvPB gives rise to the protein MDRSEMKLIFEKSTHGRKAYSLPECDVPKLELESLIPGDMLRLNDPNLPEVSEVDVVRHYTHLSLRNYGVDTGFYPLGSCTMKYNPKVNEEVARLEGFSMIHPYQPGETVQGCLEVMYNTDKMLSEITGMDKTTLQPAAGAHGEMTGLMIIKAYFEHKGESGRNKIIVPDSAHGTNPASAAIVGFNVIEVKSNEKGGVDIEALKALMGPDVAGLMLTNPNTLGLFDENIQEIAEIVHDAGGLLYYDGANANAILGISRPGDMGFDVVHLNLHKTFSTPHGGGGPGAGPVGVKKDLVPFLPRPTVEFKDGKYYLDYNRPLSIGKIKSFYGNFSVILKAYSYIRSMGPEGLKKVSEVAVLNANYAMNKLKDYYKLPYDSVCKHEFVLSGQKQKEAGVSTLDIAKRLLDYGYHPPTVYFPLIVKEAIMIEPVETESKEILDDFIQVMIKIAQEAENNPELLKEAPHNTVVGRLDETKAARNLVLKWNP